CCGTGGTGGCCGCGGTCGTGCCGCGTGAGGGTACGGAGGTCACCCAGGACGAACTCCTGGTGCACCTCCGCTCGCATCTGGCGGGTTTCAAGGCCCCTAAGCAGATCTTCTTCGTGGATTCGCTGCCCAAGAACCCCAGCGGCAAGCTGCTCAAGCGGGTGCTGCGGGAACGCTTCAGCGTGGAGGCGAAGCCGGCAGGCTGAGCGCCGCTCAGGTGGTGTTCCGCTGACCGGGCGGAACTGTGTCCGGGCACACAGCGCCGGGGTTGACTCCCAGCATGAGCAACGAGATCACGCTGTCGGAAGCCCAGGAGTTCATCGCGCGATTCTGGTACCACTACGACCAGGGTCAGTTTGATGTGCTCGCCACGTTCGTCGCCGATGAGATGGAGTACCTGAGCCGCTCGGACTCCGGCAACTGCCCGTTCGAGGAACTTCTCGCGGCCGAACTGCACGGTGGCGCCGACACCCTGGCGTGGCTCAAGCAGCACCGCGACGAGAATCCGTATCCGCTGCGGCATCACGCCACCAACATTTTCCGGACCGGATCCGAAGGTGACGTCACCTCGGTCCGGTTCTACCTGTACGTCAACCAGGTCACCAACAACGTGCCGTTCGACGTGTCCTCCGGCGTGGTCACTGCCGGAATCCGCCGTGGCGAGCACGGATTGGTGTTCACGTCCCTGACGGTGCTGCTCGACGCCGAGGACTCGATTCCGTTCGCGGAGCACCGCGCCAAGACCGCCGCCGCGGCAGGCGCGTGAGCGCACTCGAGGTGTTCGGCGGCGGCGTCGCCGTCATCACGGGGGCCGGTGCCGGAATCGGTGCCGGCCTCGCCCGTCACGCCCATCGTCTCGGCATGTCGCTGGTGCTCGCGGATGTCGACGCCGCGGCGGTGGCGTTGCTGCGTGACGAGGTGATCGCCGCCGGGGGCAGCGCCGTCGATGTGGTGTGCGACGTGCGCGACCCGGAGGCGGTGGCCGAACTCGCCGAACGCACCTACCGCGACATCGGTCCCGTCCGGCTTCTGGTCAACAACGCCGGCGTCGAACAGTTCGGGTACCTCTGGGACACACCGGTTTCCAACTGGAACCGGGTGATGGACATCAATGTCAGCGGAGTGTTCCACGGCGTGCGGGCGTTCCTGCCGAAGATGCTGGCCGAGCCCTCGCAGTCCTGGGTGTGGAACCTGTCCTCGATCGGTGGGGTGGCCGCGGTACCGCTGCAGGCGCCCTACATCATCAGCAAGCATGCGGTGCTCGCGCTGACCGAATGCCTTCGACTCGAAGTGCAGTTGGCCGGCCACGACGACCATGTCCATGTCCAGGCCGTTCTGCCGGGGGCAGTGAAGTCCAACATCTTCGAGGCCGCCGGTGGTGTCGACGCCGACAGCGCGGGAACAGCCGTCAGCGCGGCGGAATCCCAGCGTGAGGCCATGCTCGACATCAAGGCCGCCGCCATGGATCCGGTCGAGGCCGCCGAGGTGGTGTTCGAACAGGCCGCGGAAGGCGCCTTCTACCTGCTGACGCAGCCCGAGTACGTGAGTACGGCGATGGCCGATCGTGCCCAGGTGCTGACCACACAGGTGCCGCCGCAACTGCGGACCACACAGCGTTTCGACCCTGACAAGCACTGAGGGCATGCGATGACTGGCGCGCACCGACCCACTCTCGACCCCGATGCGGCCGCGCGGGTGGCCTCCTTCGGGCCCCCGACACCGATACGGGAACGCGGACTTCAGGCCGTGCGGGAGGCGATCGAATCAGCACCACCGCCGGCCGACATGCCGTCGATGGCGGAGATCAGCGACACCACGGTGCCCGGTCCCGGCGGGCCGATCCCGGTGCGGATCTACCGCCCAACACCGGCCGATGGGCCTGCGCCCGTGATCGTCCACCTCCACGGCGGTGGTCTGGTGATGGGTTCCAACCGGTCGTTCGAGCCCCTGGCCCGCGCACTCGCGGCGGCCAGTGGTGCGGTCGTGGTGGCGGTGGACTACCGACTGGCGCCCGAGAACCCCCCGCCGGCACAGTTCGAGGATGCCCTGGCGGTCACCAGATGGGTTGCTGCCGAGTCCGATTCGTACGGGTGGGACGCCGGAAAGCTTGTGCTCTGCGGCGACAGCGCCGGCGGCGGCATCGCCGCGGCGGTCGCGCTCCAGCTGCGTGACCACGGCGGGCCGGCGATCTTCGCGCAGGTGCTGATGTACCCGGGCCTGGACCGCGACATGGCAGCACCATCGGTGCTCGCGCTGCCGGACGCGCCGATGCTCCTCCACGACGACATCGTCTACATGCATGATCTCGCCGACGTCGGCGCGGGTGCGCCCCACGACGTCCGTCGCGTGCCCGCCTATGCCAGAGATCTGACGGGGTTGCCGCAGGCCATCGTGGTGACCGCCGAACTCGATCCGATCCACAGCTGGGGCGAGCGGTACGCCGAGCGTCTGCGCTACGCCGGAGTACAGACCACCATCACCCGCTACCCCGGCATCTACCACGGGTTTCTGATGCGGTCCGAGGCCACCGCACGGGGACGTCTGGCCATGGCGGAGACCGGTGCCCTGCTGCGCGCCAAGTTCGCCAACCCGCTGCCGTTCTGAAACTCGACTGACCTCCCGATGGTTGGACACTTCAGCGCCGTACCCCGGTGCCACCGCACACAATCGGACGAAATGCCTGTCATGAGTGAAGGAGTCCTGTGATGCTCACCGAAGAGCGACGGATGGAGCTGTCCGACATCCTGCGCCCCGCATCGCCACCCCGCGAGATCAACAATGTCTACACCGACGATCAGCGGCAGCGCCTGCTCGACGTCGTCCGCAAGGACGCTCCCTGGTCACTGATCATCGCCCAGCACTTCGCCTCTCCTGAAGAGCTGATGGCGACGATGAGCGGGGCGTTCCCCGAGGGCTTCGAACCCACCCTGGACCTGTTCCTGACCCCGACCTTCCGCGGGCACCTGGCCAACCACGGCACCGTGCTCTACCCCGAACTGCATGACTGCTTCTACAACGCGCAGTTCCTGGAAGAGGCGAAGTCGTACTGGAACGCCGAGTACGCCAAGCCGCAGATGATGCTGTTCAACATCAACGGCCCGTGCTGCAACCGCGATCCCGGCCATCTCGATTCGCCGAGCTTCCGTGGCGTGCGCTACGAGAACGCACCCACGTGGCTGGTCAGCGTGATGGGCAAATCCGGCCTGTTCCAGGATTATCTGATCAAGATGGCTCAGGTCATCACGTGGTTCTCCCACGATGAGGGCAGTGGCTTCACGTACTGGCCCGAAGGCCCGCTCAAGGCACCCCAGCGAGTCCTGCCGCCGGTCTACAACCGCGGTGTCGTGGTGCAGAACGAGATGATGGTGCATCGCGGCGAGGCCAACGGCCCACTGGAGCAGCAGGTCCCGGCCGGACTGTCCTTCGACACCGTGTTCGCCGGCGATCCTGCCTCCCGTGACCACTGGGTGCTGCGCAACGGTGACGACGTGATCGCCCGGCACCACACCGACGAACTGCGGTTCCTGGTGCACTGGTCGGCTGAGGTCTTCTCGGATTACGACGAGCTCAAGAAGAACATGGACCACTCAGACGATCTGACGATCGACAAAGCGATCGACGTCATGGTCGACGACCTGGCCAAGAAGGGCATCAAGCTCGACATCCCGAGTGCGCCGCTGCATGATCCGGCGTTCATCGGTGCGCTGAATGCCGCCTACGACCTGGGCGGCCCGGCGACCTACCCCGAAGAGGCGCCGCTCAGCGCGTTCGTGCTCAGCTGAGCTGACGTTGCACTGTGGCCCCGGGGTTATCCCTGGGGCCACAATGTTTTGTGCGGAATTGCAGTCAAATCCGCTGAAAAGCATGCAATTCCGCACATTTTGACGGCGGAGCGGGCGGGCGGCGGAGGGAGCGGGGGCGGCGCGAGCGGGTCGGCGGCGGAGCGTGTGGGCCCGCTTACCTGGTCACGGCGTCCGCACCCGCACGCCGGCCGCCGAACACGCAGTCCGAGATCGACAGCCCGCTGACGTAGCTGTTGGAGCACACGCCGACGGCGTTGCGGCCCGCGGCATACAGGCCCGGCACCACCCCACCGTCGCGATGGACCACTGCACCGGTGTCCTCGTCGACCACCAGTCCGCCCAGCGTCAGGCCGGGGATGGGATAGAACAACGACGAGTCGGCGGAGATGTTGATCGAGTAGAACGGTCCGCGCTCCAGCGACGGGCACAGTGAGGGATCCTTATGCGCGGGATCGCCTGCTCCACTGTCGATCCCGCGGTTGTACTCGTCGACGGTCTTGCGCAGACCGGTGACATCGATGCCGTTCTTCTCGGCGATCCCCTCGATCGAGGCCGCCTTCTTGTGACCGATGGACCGCAGGTACCAGATCTGAAGTCGCTGGAACACGTGGGTCTGATCCTTGATCTGCGCCTTGATCTTTCGCCACGTGGCGGCGTCGTAGATCGCCCATCCGGTGCCACCGAATTCGCGCATCATGACGTTGCCGTGGGTGGCGCCGTAGAGATCCTCGTTGACGATGCGTCGCCCGTCCGCGCCGACGGTGAGCCCTTCCAGGAAGGCGCTGGGTGGGGAGAGGAAGCGCCAGGCGGTGACGTTGCCCATCTTGTCGGTCACGCCACCCGCATCCAGCCCGAGTCGAATCCCGGTCCCGTCGTCGCCGACGGTGCCCAGCGGTGAGATCTTCAGGAACTCCGGCGCATACCGCTTCACCCAATCGCGGTTGTTGATGAACCCGCCCGCCGCCAGGATCACGGCCCCGGCGCGGGCTTCAGCCCGCACGCTGGCCTCCGCACGCAGCCGTTCACCTCGGTCCACCGCGCCGGCGACGACGCTCGGCATCCACGTCCCCAGCTTCCCGGTGGCCTTGTTGATGCGCCGATGCCGTCGCGCATTCCGATGCTTGGTGTTCAGCACTGTGTATCGAACGCCGGTGACTCGGCCGTCCTCGTCTTGGATCAGGGAGTCCACATGCGCGAGCGGAATGAACTGGACGCCCTTGGCCAGGGCGGAGTCCCGCAGGTGCTCGAACAGGACGCGACCGGAACTCATTCCGGGTGCCAGCACGCGGTGACCGCGAGGGGCCGGTTGCGCGTGATCGGCATACGGATAGGCCTTCTCGTTGCCCGAGTAGTAGAGGTAGTTGTCGTCGGTGGGGTACGAGGTCTTGTACGACGGCACCGTACCGCCCCGGAACTCCACACCCTGGGCTTTGAGCCAGTCGATCAGCCCGGGACTCTGCTCGCAGAACCGCATCAGCGTCTCGGGTTTGACGGCGCCCGTCACCTCCTGCTCGAGGTAGGCGCGCATGTTCTCCACGCTGTCCTCGTAGCCGCCCGCCCGCTGCTCGGCGGTTCCGGCGCCGGCGTAGACGATGCCGCCGGAGTACGCCGTGGCGCCGCCTCCGTAGCCGCGGTCCAGCACCAGCACTCGGGCACCGCGATCCGCGGCTTCGATCGCTGCGGCGGCGCCGGCAGCCCCGAAACCGACGACGATGACGTCATACTCGCGACTTGTTGGCATCGATGCTCCCTGTCAGAGAACGGATTTGATCTGCTTGGCCACCAGTCGGGTGGTGCGCCGCGGTGCGATGCGGGACAGCGTGTAGAGAGCATGGGCATCCGCGCCGATGATCACCCGGTATCGGTTCTTCGCGATTCCCTCGACGATCCTCCTGCCGGCCACCTCGGGAGTGGTGGCCAGGACGCGTCGCCCTCCGGCGTCGAGCATCTCCACCCCGGAGTTCTGCGCCAGATTGGTCGACACATTGCCCGGAAACACCGTCACGACACGGACATTGGTGTCCGCGAGTTCACCGTCCAACCCTTCGCTGAACTGTTTCACTGCGCCCTTGCTTGCGCTGTAGAGCACCTGGCTGGCGAACGGCACCAGGGCCGAGAGGCTCGACATGTTGGTGATGTTGGCTTCGGGTCGCAACACCAGGACCGGCAGGAACGCCCTGCACATCTGCACGGTGCCGGTGTAGTTCACCGCCATCACGCGATCGGCATGGTCTGCCTCAAGATCGGCGAACAGCGCGAACCTCTGGGCGATTCCGGCGATGTTCACCAGGCCGTCGACCTGGCCATGAAAGTCGATGACATGGGCGGGCAACGCTGCCACCGCCTCCGGGTCGGTGATGTTCAGGACGTGAGTCGACATCCGCATGCCGGTGGCGCGGGCTCGCTCGGCCGTGACGGTGAGTCCGTCCTGATCGAGGTCCACGGCGGCGACGTGCGCTCCCCGCCGACTCAGGCCCAACGCGACTTCGCGCCCCATCCCATTGCCTGCGCCGGTGACGACGAAGACCTTATCCGAGATGCGCATGAGCACCTTCCGCCTGCGTGAACGCCATCCGAGTGCGGGTGAGGTGTATGGATTGAATGCGCCACTGTCCCGCGGTCTTGGTGTATGTCTCGTGGTAATGGCCCGCACCCGTGAGGGTGTGACCACCTGGGAAGTCGACGATGTCGGCCATTGCCCAGATGCCCGTTGCCGTCGTCGGGCTTTCCAGGACGATCTCGGGTGTGTGGCCGTGGTGCACGGTTGTGCATCCCTCGAGCACCCCTCGGATCGACGTGACCAGTTCGTCCACGCCCACCCATGTTTGACCCGCCGCATCGGCGCCCTCGGTGGCCACCGCATTGTCGAAGGTGCCGACGACATCGTCGGCGAACAGGTCGCGCCAGGCCTCCCAGTCCTTGGTGTCCAGATGCCGGAAGTATCGCGCCTTCAGCTGCCGAACGGCTTCGATCTCGTCCCACGTTGTGGGTTCCGTTGGGTCTGACATGGCTAACCCCTTCCGTCAGAGTCGAATCCGGTCTCGTCGAGCACTGGCAACGATCCGTGGCGGACCGCGGTCTCAATGGACTCCCGCAACTGAGAACAGAGCGGCGGAACGTCGTCGCGCGACAGCGGATAGCGGCGTTGCGTGCAGCGCGCGGTGGACTCGGCGTTCCACTGCACGCTGGTCTGTTCCCAGCTGCTCTTGCGCACCAGCACGCGTGCCCCGCACGTCCCGCAGTCGACCGGCCGCATCGGCGTGTCCGCCAGCCGGTTGTCGGGGCGGACCATCACTTGTTGACGCCGACCAGCCTCGGCAGGCGGCCGGCAGCGAGGTTGTCCTCGACCTCTTTCATCCACGCCTCGCGAGGACGCGTGGTGTCGATCTCGAACTCGAAGCGGTCCACCATGTCCGGAGTCACGTCGGCGGCGTCGACGTAGAACTGCTCGTACCACCGCCGCAGCTGGTAGACGGGGCCGTCCTCCTCGCACAGCAGCGGGTTGTCGATGCGCGCCTTGCGCTTCCAGATCGCCACGTCCTGTTCGAAGCCCATCTTGACGAAGTCACCCAGTGCGGTGGCGATCTGCATCGCGATGTCCTCGGGCACCGCCTCGGACTTCTCGACCGTGATCCCGTACTGCAGCACAAAGGAATTCGCGTCGATCGGGTAGTGGCAGTTGAGCAGGACCGTGCGCTGGTCACCGTGCTCGTAGTGGTAGGTCAGATCGTCGATCATGAATGACGGCCCGTAGTAGGAGGCCACCGACGTGGTTCCGAGGATTTCCGCACCCTCCCCGGAGCCGAGGTCTGGCCGCGCCTCACTCTTGTAGTACTGCGTGGCGACGTGGCCCTCGAAGATGTTCTTGAATCCCGTCGGGAGGCCACCGTGGATGTAGAAGAAGTGCGCCATGTCCACGACGTTGTCGATGATCTCGCGGCAGTTGGTGTGGACGGTCGTGGTGTACCAGTGCCAGTCGGTCCACTGGTCGGTGCCGACACCCTCGATTCGGGGAATCGTCACGTCGGCCGGCGGAGCCTTCTTCTCGGGGTCGTTCCACACGAACAACATGCCGTCCTGCTCCAGGGTGGGCCAGGTCGCGGTGCGGGCGAGTTTGGGCACCCGACGGCTGTAGGGGATCTGCTTGCACCGGCCGTCACCGCCCCAGCGCCAGTCGTGGAACGGGCAGGCCACCTCGTTGCCCTTGACCTCGCCGTCGGACAGGTCACCGCCCATGTGCCTGCAGTAGGCGTCGAGCACGTTGATCTTGCCGTCCTCGCCGCGGAACACCACGAGCTTCCCGCCGAAAGCACTGATGGCATGCGGTTTTCCGTCGCCCAGATCACGAGTCAGGCCAATGCAGTGCCACCCTCGCGCGTAGCGGGTCGGTGCGGCCTGCGCCTCGATCTGACGAACCTCTTCGACGCCGTCGGGCTGCAACGAAGTCATTTCGGCCATCCTTGGTGTTATTGCTGACAGGAACATCCCCGTTCTAACACCGGAGCACCGGCGTGCCGGGGTCATGTTCCACTGACCGGGCAGGGCCCAGACACCGCGCACCAGCCGTTGTGAGAATCGGCCGGTGAACGATCCGCAGAACCTCACCGTCGATCTGCTCGTTGTCGGTTCCGGCACCGGCATGGCCGCGGCGCTGGCCGCCCATGAACTCGGGCTGTCGACGCTGATTCTCGAGAAGACGGCCTATGTGGGCGGGTCCACCGCACGTTCCGGCGGCGCGTTCTGGATGCCGGCCAACCCCATCCTGGCGGAGTCCGGATCCGACGACACCCTGGCTGCCGGGCACACCTACATGGACGCCGTGGTCGGCGACGCCGCGCCGCTCGACCGCGCCCACGCCTTCGTCGACAACGGGGCGGCGACCATCGAGATGCTTCGCCGCATGACGCCCATGAAGTTCCTGTGGGCCAAGGAGTACTCCGACTACCACCCGGAAGCGCCCGGCGGCAGCGCATTGGGCCGGACCTGCGAATGCCGCCCCTTCAACACCGCTGTCCTGGGGCCGGAATTGGCACGTCTGCGGCCCGGGGTGATGAAGTCCTCGTTCCCCATGCCGGTGACCGGCGCCGACTACCGCTGGCTCAACCTGATGGCCAGGGTGCCGCGAAAGGCGATACCGCGAATCCTGCTGCGGGCCTTCCAGGGCATCGGCGGCCTTGCCCTGCGCCGGCGCTATGCGGCGGGCGGGCAGGCCCTGGCGGCAGGGATGTACGCCGGGGTGCTGCGGGCCGGCATTCCCGTGTGGACCGATTCGCCCGTCACCGACCTGGTCCTCGAGGGCGATCGGGTGACCGGCGCGGTAGTGAAACGGGACAACGCCGAGGTCACCGTGACGGCCCGCCGCGGTGTGGTGCTGGCCGCGGGCGGGTTCGACCACCAGATGAGCTGGCGGCACAAATTCCAGTCCGAATCCCTTGGCGAGCACGCCAGCCTGGGCGCCGAGGGCAACACCGGCGACGGCATCAGGCTTGCACAAGACGCCTGCGGGGCCGACATCGGCCTGATGGACCAGGCCTGGTGGTTCCCCGCCTTCGCCCCACTACCCGGTGGCGACCCGACCGTCATGCTCGCCGAACGATCTCTCCCGGGCTGTCTCCTGGTGGACCAGACCGGCAGTCGCTTCATCAACGAGGCCATGGACTACATGTCCTTCGGTCAGAAGGTGCTCGAACGCGAACGCGCTGCCAACCCGATCGAAGACATGTGGATGATCTTCGATCAGCAGTATCGGAACAGCTATGTCCTTGCCGCGGAACTGTTTCCGCGGATGCCGATTCCGCAGACCTGGTACGACGCCGGAATCGCACACCGCAGTGACGACCTGGCTTCGCTGGCGCGAGGGATGGGTGTGGACCCGCAGAATCTGGTGTCCACCATGGATCGCTTCAACACCCTGGCGCGGTCGGGAGTCGACGCCGACTTCGGCCGTGGCGCCAGCGCGTACGACCGCTACTACGGTGATCCCACCGTCACCCCGAATCCGAACCTGCGACCGCTGGAAGCTGGCCCGTACTACGCCGTCAAGGTCGTGCTCAGCGACCTGGGCACCTGCGGTGGCCTGCGCGCCGATGCGCTGGGACGGGTTCTGCGCGAGGACGCCTCGGTGGTCGAGGGGCTCTACGCGATCGGCAACACCGCCGCCAACACCTTCGGCGCCAGCTATCCCGGCGCAGGTGCCACCATCGGGCAGGGCCTGGTGTTCGGGTACATCGCGGCGCATCACGCCGCGGGCCGCACCGCCTGAAATTCGGACGTACGGGTCGGTGCGTGGGACGAGGACTACCTGGCCGTCGGCAGCCCGCTCGAACGGAAGCGTCAACGCATGGACGAGGCCGTGGCCGCGATGCGCAGGGTGTGGGCCCAAGAACATGTACGCGACTTCTGGGACCAGGAGATCGTCGCCACCGGACCCGCGTCCTCCTACGTGACGGCCCCCTCCGCAGGGACATTGAACTGCGGAGCATCCGCCCTCCGAGCCGCGGTGAACGGCGCGCGCGAAGCCGGTCTCGACGAACTCCGGCTCATCCCGACAACCTCGGACCCCGATGAGATCGATCGAGCGCGCGAGGTGCTCGGCATCTGACCCGGGGTCAGGTTGCGCCGTCTGAGTTCTCGGCGGCGATGCGTCGCTCCACCTCATACCAGTACTCCCGCACCGGGTATTCGATGTTCTGCACACCCGTCTCGGCCAGGTGCTCCTCCACGGCGTCAAGATCCTTGATCATCCGCAGTGCGAGTTCGCGTTCGGACGCGTAATAGCGCTCCGACCATTGCAGGGCCATCCCCGCGTAGGACCAGGCCGGTTGGTCCGCGGTCCATCGGGCCTCGGTGGCGGCGGCCTTATGCATCTTGTCCGCGTAGTCGGCATGCTCAACCAGGACCTCGCGCAGGCGACCCGGTTTCATCAAGTGGCCCAGCATGACCCGCAGCACCGGATTGTGCTTGAGCGTCGGGGGCTCGACGGCCTCTTCGTTGGCCCACCGCGTGACCGCGGTCATTCCCTCGGGAGTGATCTTGTACATCCGCCGACTGCGCGCGCCCGCGTCCACGCGCGAACTCACCAGGCCGAGTCGCTCCAGGCGCTTCAGTTCGGAGTAGATCTGGCTGTACGCCGGGCTCGAATAGAAGAACTGGATGGCCCAGTTGATCCACTTCTTGATGTCGTAGCCGGAGAGTTCATCACCGCCGGAAAGCATGCCCAGCAACGCCCACCCGGTGGGCGACACACTCAGCTCACCATGTGAGGAGTCGGCGGCATCTGTCACTCGCCAAGGCTAGCAACCGATGGCCGAGGGCAGGGCCCTGCAACCGCTGACCGGGAGGTCAGGCTTGCGCGACGGGCCTGTCACCGCCGACAGTGCACAGGAACCTTCGCATCCGTGGACCCGAGGAGTGGTATGTCCGGCACAGCGCAGACCCCCGGTGATCGCCGTGGCTGACTTCGATGCGGTCGTCGACGTCGTTGTCGCCGGGTCAGGTGGTGGCATCGCGGGCGCCTACACCGCGGCCCGAGAGGGGCTTTCGGTGCTGCTGGTGGAGGCCACCGATCAGTTCGGCGGCACCACCGCGTACTCCGGCGGGGGCGGAATGTGGTTCCCGTGCAACCCGGTACTGCAACGCGCGGGAAGCGACGACACCCTGGAGGCGGCCCTCACGTACTTCCACGCCGTCGTCGGCGACCGCACTCCTCGCGACCTGCAGGACACCTACGTTCTGGGTGGCGCGCCGTTCATCGACTATCTGGAGAAGGACTCGGCCTTCGAGTTCATGGTGCTGCCCTGGCCGGACTACTACGGCAGCGCGCCGGGCGCCCGCAACGACGGCTACCGGCACACCATCCCGGTGCCCCTCCCCGACTCCGCACTCGGCCGATACCGCGGCCTGGTGCGGGGGCCACTGGACACCGAGCGACTCGGCGCGCCCGCCCCCGATCTCCTGTCGGGCGGCCGCGCCCTGGTGGGACGATTCCTGGCCGCGCTCGACAAACTCCCCCACGCCGACTGCCGGCGCAACGCCCCGCTCACCGAACTGATCGTCGAGGACGGTGCTGTGGTCGGCGCGGTGATCGAACAGGACGGGAGCCCTGTGCGGGTACAGGCCCGGCGCGGCGTCCTGCTGGCTTCCGGGGGCTTCGAGCAGAACGCCGCGATGCGGGCCCAGTACCGGGTCCCCGGCAGTGCCGAGGACACCATGGGCGCGCCGCAGAACACCGGGATGGCACACCAGGCCGCCATGGCGGTCGGCGCTGACACCGATCTGATGGACCAGGCGTGGTGGTCCCCGGGTATGACCCACCCCGACGGCCGCTCGGCGTTCGCGCTGTGGTTCACCGGCGGCATCTTCGTCAACCAGGACGGTCGCCGCTTCGTCAACGAGTCGGCCCCCTACGACCGCATCGGCCGCGAGGTGATCCGACAGATCGAGGCCGGTCAGACGACGCTGCCGTTCTGGATGGTCTACGACAACCGGGCCGGTGACATTCCTCCCGTCGGTGCCACGAACGTGTCGATGGTCGACGCCGCGCAGTACCGCGAGGCTGGCCTGTGGCACACCGCCGACACCCTCGGTGAACTCGCCGAGGCCATTGGGGTTCCGGCGGCGAACCTGGAAGCGACGATCCAACGGTTCAACACGCTGGCCGCCGACGGTGTCGACACTGACCTGGGCCGCGGCGACGAACCCTACGATCGGGTCTTCACCGATGGTGCTTCACCGCTGGTCCCCATCGACACCCCGCCGTATCACGCTGCGGCTTTCGGCCTTTCGGACCTCGGCACCAAGGGTGGTCTGCGCACCGACACCCATGCCCGGGTGCTCAACCGCGACGGCTCCCCCATCCCGGGGTTGTACGCGGCCGGCAACACCATGGCTGCGGTCAGCGGCACCACCTATCCCGGCGGCGGAAATCCGATCGGCGCCTCAATGTTGTTCAGCCACTTGGCCGCACTCGACATGGCGGCCGGAAACACCCCGTGAGCAGTCCACT
The DNA window shown above is from Mycolicibacterium confluentis and carries:
- a CDS encoding PadR family transcriptional regulator, whose protein sequence is MTDAADSSHGELSVSPTGWALLGMLSGGDELSGYDIKKWINWAIQFFYSSPAYSQIYSELKRLERLGLVSSRVDAGARSRRMYKITPEGMTAVTRWANEEAVEPPTLKHNPVLRVMLGHLMKPGRLREVLVEHADYADKMHKAAATEARWTADQPAWSYAGMALQWSERYYASERELALRMIKDLDAVEEHLAETGVQNIEYPVREYWYEVERRIAAENSDGAT
- a CDS encoding FAD-binding protein, producing MADFDAVVDVVVAGSGGGIAGAYTAAREGLSVLLVEATDQFGGTTAYSGGGGMWFPCNPVLQRAGSDDTLEAALTYFHAVVGDRTPRDLQDTYVLGGAPFIDYLEKDSAFEFMVLPWPDYYGSAPGARNDGYRHTIPVPLPDSALGRYRGLVRGPLDTERLGAPAPDLLSGGRALVGRFLAALDKLPHADCRRNAPLTELIVEDGAVVGAVIEQDGSPVRVQARRGVLLASGGFEQNAAMRAQYRVPGSAEDTMGAPQNTGMAHQAAMAVGADTDLMDQAWWSPGMTHPDGRSAFALWFTGGIFVNQDGRRFVNESAPYDRIGREVIRQIEAGQTTLPFWMVYDNRAGDIPPVGATNVSMVDAAQYREAGLWHTADTLGELAEAIGVPAANLEATIQRFNTLAADGVDTDLGRGDEPYDRVFTDGASPLVPIDTPPYHAAAFGLSDLGTKGGLRTDTHARVLNRDGSPIPGLYAAGNTMAAVSGTTYPGGGNPIGASMLFSHLAALDMAAGNTP